Genomic window (Bradyrhizobium sp. 186):
GACGTTTGTAGCCTTTCCGGATGCCGTGGAGCGGTTCTTTGCCGACTTCGGCGAAACGGAATCCGAACGTCTGCGCGGTCGGATGCTCGATCGTCTATTGCCCGCCTCTGCGCCGTTCACGGCTTATGAAGACTGGCGCAAGCGCTGGGACTTGGAAACAGGGCAATCGCCTTCTCCCGGTGCGGGCTCTTCCACCGACCGCGCCACTGCCGTGGTGCTTGTTGCGGGAGACAACGAGGACACCTCACTGGAGAGCCTGGAGGAGCAACAGCACAACAATTGGGTCGCGGCCGCCCTCCCGCCACTGGACGGGCCGGGAACGTTTGATCCGGATGAGCTGCGCGAATTCCTGGCTTACGACGGACGCGACGCTGAAATCGTGGTGTTCGCACAGGCCGGGACGGATTTCGACAGGTCTGCACTATCAAAACTCGTTGCAGGCTTTGCCACCGTACCGCACGCTCGCATGATCTATTGCGATCTGGAGATCGATGGCGAGGATCGGCGTCCCTGGCCACTGGCTCTGCCAGCCTTCGACTATGAACGGATGCTGGAACAGGGCTATTGCGCGCAGCTATTTGCGATGGACCGCGCCTCCGTGGAGGCTGCGCTCGAAACCCGTCCAACCAACCTCTACCGCCTGTTCAACAGCCAGTTCGACGACGATGACGCCTTGCGCCAGCAGCAGGTCGCGCATGTACCGATCCCGCTCGGGCGCATGACGCTGCCGGATCTGGTCGCGCAGAGCCGTCTGTTGGCCAAAGCAAGCCTCGCCCATCTGTCCGTACGCGGGATTACGGCAGAGGCAACCGCTCAACGCGGTGCGCTGTTGCCCGTGGCCCGCGTGGTTCGAAAGCCGAAGTCCCGCACACTCACGGTGATCATTCCGGTTCGCAATCGCAAGGAGTTGCTGCAAACCTGTCTTTCGAGCATTGCGCCGGCGCTCAGCCATGCGCGAGCGCGGGTGCTGGTCGTCGACAACGACTCCAGCGATGCCGACATGCTCGACTATCTCGAAGCACTCAAACGCGGCGGCACGGGGGTGCTCGCCGTCCCCGGAGCTTTCAATTTCGCGCGGCTCAACAATCTCGCCGTCGAGGCTTGCGACAGTGACGACGTTCTACTGCTCAACAACGACATCAGGGCGATGGACGCCGCCTGGCTCGCCGAGATGCAGGGCCGGCTTGCCGAGCCAGACGTCGGCGCCGTCGGTGCACTGCTGTTGTGGCCGAGCGGCATGGTCCAGCATGCCGGCGTTGCTCTCGGTCCGAGTTTTGGAGCCCAACACATCGGTACTGATCGGCTCGCCAGTGATCCAGGATATGGCGACATGTTGAAGGTTGCGCGCGAATGCGGGTCGGTCACCGCGGCCTGTCTATTGACCCGTCGCAGCGACTATCTGGCCGTGGGCGGGCTTGACGAGGTACGCTTTCCCGTGAACTTCAACGACGTCGACTATTGCCTGAAGCTTCGTAGCCAGGGGAAACGCATCGTCTGGACCCCGTCGGCCCGGCTTTATC
Coding sequences:
- a CDS encoding glycosyltransferase; this encodes MVKLRRPSRASAAPVPHSAIDQLRHEFGRTDEANFSGFIYDPNDLSRRLVVELLLDGVPLRLARAEAYVPELASEGIGDACYGFSFALTPDMLADSRIVEVRLANGADAIGSSIQLDEALEKATDSRGLGAVDWMGGLRFQGWVRCPPAESPMVRAVVDGEPVAEARASGFSHVGGIDNANLVKAFDLHLPTDYADGRVRRVHFITEDELQLTAAPLTFVAFPDAVERFFADFGETESERLRGRMLDRLLPASAPFTAYEDWRKRWDLETGQSPSPGAGSSTDRATAVVLVAGDNEDTSLESLEEQQHNNWVAAALPPLDGPGTFDPDELREFLAYDGRDAEIVVFAQAGTDFDRSALSKLVAGFATVPHARMIYCDLEIDGEDRRPWPLALPAFDYERMLEQGYCAQLFAMDRASVEAALETRPTNLYRLFNSQFDDDDALRQQQVAHVPIPLGRMTLPDLVAQSRLLAKASLAHLSVRGITAEATAQRGALLPVARVVRKPKSRTLTVIIPVRNRKELLQTCLSSIAPALSHARARVLVVDNDSSDADMLDYLEALKRGGTGVLAVPGAFNFARLNNLAVEACDSDDVLLLNNDIRAMDAAWLAEMQGRLAEPDVGAVGALLLWPSGMVQHAGVALGPSFGAQHIGTDRLASDPGYGDMLKVARECGSVTAACLLTRRSDYLAVGGLDEVRFPVNFNDVDYCLKLRSQGKRIVWTPSARLYHHESASRGRDQAGDKAARFERELRNLRNKWGEHLLEDPYYNPNLSLDAVPFSALAWPPRGRIARVNLPPSSVELPPGF